The following DNA comes from Plasmodium coatneyi strain Hackeri chromosome 9, complete sequence.
ACTACTGCCAAAATTTTGAAAGTACATATGGGCCATACTGTAGTAGGGAGTTTGCAAAATTATCATGTTCAGCAGGAATAAGTGCGTCCGCCACTGCTGTTTCTTCCATATTGGGAATAGGAGCACTACCAAcggctgctttttttttatataaagtaatgatcttaataaaaatatacacatatgtacatatatatatatggacatatgtaattatatatatatatatatatatatatatatatatatatatatatatatatatatatatatatatatatatgtatgtatacatgtatatatatgtatgtgtatatataactatatatgtacgtatatatatatgtatgtgtctctctatatatatatttgtacccCTTAACATTTGCAACAccacctccttcccttcacgTACCCCTTTTCTTAgcataatcttctaccttcttggATAAAGGACAACtttttggggggaggaaggaacaataacaTCAACAGCAGGAACAGCAGTaatagaagcagaaaaaaaagatccgcTGCAAAGAACTGGGACACATTCACGAACAACAATTCAACAACCACGGACTCCACATTCGACTCCGCAGCGGACGTCTCCACAGCAGATTCAACCATAGCAGATTTCACAGATGGATCTACTGTATATAATGGACGGCGATCAACATCACCCACACAAAGAAGAacaggagcaggaacaaGTAATAATAGAAGTCAGCCACAACAAAAGCAAAAGCTACAACATGGAAGGCAAGGTCACCGAAATATAAGCTATCAGAGCATGTAGAACACCTGAATGGGAACTTCCCTTTCGGGGGGGGCCCATAAGAATCCGGGAAATTCATGCAGTGCAGGAACGGAAGgacccctcttttttttttttatttttataaacttttttccttttttttttccccttccttcttattccttccttacttaCTTTTTATGATCATtcaatagtaataataatttccttctcctctttttttttcttccttttccttctttccttccttttcttccttcgtttttttttctattcgaaatgaatatatatatattacacttttaattatatgtgcacatattaatATGATTTGGGATGCGTgcaaatgtatgtataagGGATAATGTATTACCCCATTCCtcagggaaagaaaagaaaaaaaaacttaaataATCTGTGAATttccctcaaaaaaaaaaaaagaaattaatcaaacgaaaaaaaaaaaaaaaaaaaaaaagccatcAATGAAATTGCTGgtgcaagaaaaaagaaattaaagttttgaaggcaaaaaaaaaaggaagaagtaaaaaaattttaaaaagaaacaatattgaaaaaaaaaagaaaagaaacaaaaaaattaagtctACCAtctgtaaaattttaaaagaagaatgaggCAAGTACActctataaaaaaagggggaaggaagaatagaTTCTATTTACTGCTTCGTGGGGAGGGGAATATTATGTGGGGTGATACCTTATATTCCTGCGACCCCGTGTAtttgctcttcctcttccgtcGGTAGATGGTCGTGTGGTAATAGTGTATGGAGCAGAGTATTCCGTGTTAGAATATTCTACTGAATCTTCCACTGTAGACTCTTCTGTTGAAGTTTCTGTTGAGTCAAATGTAGAGTCCTCTAATGTTGAGTCCCCTTCTGTTGCGTCTGTTGTTGCATATTCCATAGaatcgtcgtcgtcgtcgtcatctGAAGATTTGTTAAAATGCCGTTCCACggatcttcttttccttggCTCTTCAGAAGTGTTATTCCTCTTAGAGAATAGTGAAGTATACTAATAtaatgggaaggaagaaagaaaagaaaagatggGATGGTGCAAAGGGGCGCAGCGCATATATTATCTTGTACGTTGTGCATTTGCTGTTTATAcaacagaaaaggaagttaCGGTACTGTAGGACGAAACAATGAACATAAGTAAATGTTTCTGTTCattgttttattatagtatatatgtgcgtacgCACAtaataccttatataaaaggagggCAGTTAGAGGAAGTGCTACTGCTGCAGCCGCAGATGGTATAATAGTGGTCACGGAAAGCGGAGATGGTGGTGAAGCACCACCTTCCACTGTACTCACTGCGGGACCTGGCCCATCTACATCCACCTTCGGGCCTTTTATATCCACTTCTGGACCTTTGATGTCACCTTCCGCCTTAGGTAATGTTACATCTACGTCCCCCTTCACCTGTGGATTCTGTGGACCTACAGGGCCGGTTGGACCCTTATCACCTAGTGATCCTGATTCACCCCTATGACCTTGTGGACCCCTATCATctactgaaagaaaaaagcggGTAGTTAGGAATATGTGTAAAGTATAATGAATAACATACTACCAACCTAGGATGGGATGTGTTCACACCGCGTGGGTGTTGCTAAATCTTTGTGCGGCCCCTTCTTCCCTggttttatatatacttaccTGCTAATACACCAGTGGTGGCTCCGGATGTTCCTTCCGCAGGAGGAGTTTCTTGTTGAGGTCCTCTACTTGCTGGTGGTCCACCCGCAGGGAATGGTAATTGGGGAGGTTGAGgttgctgttgctgttgttgttgctgttgttgttgctgttgttgttgctgttgttgttgttgctgctgttccCTCTGTTGTTCACTCTGTAGTCTTTGATTCACTTTATTCCGCAAGGTGCCCAGTTTGTCTATATTTCGCATCACCCTCTTATTCCATCGTCCCTTCCACTGTCTACAGAAATCCGTATCACCTATATTCGGCCTTAAACATCTATCTTCCGTTCCCGTATAAGTACTATGTGCCCTTTCTAGGTACTCCTTGTAGTTTCTTAGACACTCCGTACTTGTAGCATTATAGTTCATCTGTATATAGCTATAGTCCTGGGTACAGTCGTATAATTCTTTCATACTTGGGAATACTTCCTCTGTTATTTCAGGATATAGAGATGGACACGGTCGTTGGTTCTCCATTATCCACACCTTGGGCAATTTATTTGAAATTTCCTTCATAATATCAGGGAATTCAGCACCCTGTCCTCCGTACAGTGCCAATACCAACTCCCCTAACCACCAATATAGGTACTGGCAGTATAATAATCTTTCTGTCGCGGTGCCCTTCTTATTTATATGACACCAAacatttgcaattttctcctcttcaccTTTCAGTTCTTTATACTTACTGGATAGACTTCCTAGGCCACTTTTCACTGTGTCATAATTACCGTCACATTTactttccattccttctgCTACTCCCCTGAGTTCCTTGTATCGGGATTCTACACTCTTCCCCTTTAAACATTTCTCCTGCGTATGTGAAAAATGATATACATGAGCCACGTGTAGCTTACATATAAATTCGAGGTACAATATTGAAAAAGTTGtattcacactttttttctccttaccAATTCTGACATTTCCATCCTTCTTGCTGGTGTAATATTTTGACTTATAGGAACTTTACATTAATATGTGCGTACTCCTTGGTatacattttcctttaaagTGCTCATTCCTTAATTATTTGTctgttcttctttatttatacCTACTCATGATTACGTAGGAAATTCCTTATTCCTTACTTTaagtacttcttccttttttctcttctgaGGTATAATTCATTGTAAACCCATACTActcaaatatatgtattattcatatgtgaatatattCTTTATTGAATAcacaaaggaaaggaagaagaagaaggtggGGTGGTAAGTTCGGAAGAATGGTGCTGTGGTATGCCTCTTacttaatttcttcctttttttgctttttctctaatttattatattttatgtgcGCCCCTTTATTCTTACACGATTCCTTATTATTTTCAtctattctttcctttttaaaaatatttctttaaaaataaaaaattttaactatGTTATTTAGACTATGGAAATATTCTACATGTATTTAAATTCACTATTAAAGTTTTTTCACTCAGTATATTTAGCTACTCTTTATTGcgtttttgcttcccttctTACCTTTATGTGCTCATCAGTTATTCTGTACTTAATATATATCcatagagaaaaaatatagagaaTGATTCtaaaatttatttcaaaATTGTTGTGTTCGGCACTTCATAAAGCAATATATGCGCACATgtccttatatataaatactcATCTCTGGTGCCTCATTTTTGCTGCTTGTTAGGTATTTCTATTCCGCAAGAATAATATTTCCtcatccccttttttttctattcttacatatataaagagtccattaaaaatttctttgcATCTGCGAGATTTATACACtcgtccttcttttttttttttttttccgtgtgtgtgtttttgcaaaaaaaaaaaatatgcggTACAGTTCAacagttgtaaaaaattcgGTGCGAGCACAAAAACAAtggttccttcccttttgtgacaaaatttatattagggcattctttttttttttggaatttcTTTTTGACCAATATTATACCTAAATTACAATAAACACACAAGGAAAGGGTGAagctttccctttctcttctGTGAAGGacattgtgtaattttgcattttatatGTGAACTGCACatctaaaagatgtgtatagcataaaagaaggagggtgGGCGAACTTCCTTCGTGGGAACCTCCCCGAGAACCATCGCGAATCCGCGCACAATTTGAAACACGcttttcaaatgtccataaattataattaggaaaaaagaaattattcttttgaactgaaaaaagttacaaagaTAGAAACttgtaaacaaaaaaataaatgaacattttgaatcttcaatagaaaaaacattttaccaaacaagtcaaaataaagtgaggaagtaaattttttttcttttctcagcctataaaaattacacatgaaaGTGAACAGCTTAGTACaacacaaatttaaaaaaaaagaataataagaaaaacaaaaatgtcaTTCTGCTCTTTACACACTGTATAAACTGTGCCCGATTACTTATACCTCCCTCCGTGGAAGGATTCATGCAATGATGCATTACATTCTACCATAACCAATATTTCTTCCAtgtctattattattttctcccATTCCCCTTCTGGTAGATGCTGGTCGTGGTCTACTATTATATATGATAGAATCATCTGTTGTTGAGGCTACTGTCGTCATATCTGTAGAAGAAGTTTCAGTAAATGTGTCGTTGTCGTCAATGTGGTGTCGTCCCATTGATGTTGCttttgctcttcttcttttgtttctaTTGTTCGGAAAGTAGTTACTGATCCAGGAGGGTAGAAGATcatactaaaaataaaaggggtataaagaaggaaaggaagaacaggaaggaatgtgaactatatgtgtataatggATCTCATcctatatttattcttttaaaagaaaaaagggtatatattcatagaatgctattattatatacttTTAAGTATATCATAGTGgtaattaccttatataaaaaaaaggtggttAGTGGTAATCCGACTATTCCTAGTATGGAAGAAACAGCAGCAGCTGTTGCATTCATTCCTGCTGAACATGATAATTTTGCTAACTTCCGATCACACTGTGGCCCATATTTCTGTTCAAATGTTTTGCAATAGTCATTCTCCTTACCATTACATTCCTTTTGCACATTATCAtaagttgaaaaaatatcTTGTAGGTATTGTTCAAATTTCTTAGTACAACGGTATCCATTCTGCTGCAGTTTGTCCTTTATAGTTGTGTAGTCCCTGGAATggtcgtatatttttttcatttgcaaGAAGTGCTCTCTGCTGATCTTATCGTACAGATTTCTGCACTCCcttgcatttttctccttcggtaatttttcataaattttgtGCATAACATCCTGGAATTCATTAATTTTCTTCAGTTTTCTCCCTACTTtgtcccctaaccaataataaaaatactCGCAACGATTTGTATAGAATGACTTCTTTTGCGTTATCATTTCCTTCATATAATACCACGCACCTGCAATGTCATCCATGCACTCACTCACCCCTctatatttttgtacttcaTTCTTCAGATCACTCCTTATGGTAGGAACACCCTCATGTTCCATGTACACCATTGCGTTAGTGTCATACTCATCGTACACTTTTCTTGAGGGTAGTCCACTCAAATATGGGTCCCCTTcctataaaaatggaattgagcagaatgtgtacatatataagcatTTTTATGTGCTTGAACGTatcccttttccccccttttaaatttACTTTCTCTTCTtgcctttttaatattttttccctatcttcttttttatgcacCCTTCACGTTTGTCCCattgtccggtttcctttccccccttgtccggttacCCTTTATCcagttcccccttgtccactCTCCCCCTAGTCCGCTTTGACCAGCTATCcggttttcccccttgtcccgTTGGACACCCTcgtccggtttccttcccccccttgtccggttgaAAACCTTATCGGGTTGTCCTATCTACGAAGAGTTCTTCCCCTTAGGCTACGCCTCCTCTAATTAATCCGACGTAATCGTCTGTCTGCGAGGAGTTTTTCCCCTAAACCAAACAcacccccttcttcttttaaaacaCCAGATCATATTCTTCAAACCTAAAACCGAAAACCGACTCCTATACCCTGAGCCTTCACTCTAACAACCCTCAACCCTACTCCCATACACtgaaccttcattctaatacccggACCCTACTCCAAAACCCTtaacctttcattctaacgcccttaacccttccttccacctaccacctaacatcATCTTCTTACCAcactaccacctaacaactttccttccacctacaacccctaacaacccacctactactctaccaccaccctaacaaccttaccattattccttccttagatcccccttctttacacttcctccttagacccatccttccttccttcctcctcattaaATCCATTCCTTCGAAcgctttccttccctttagaACACTTTCCGTCCTTCCTTACTTAGACGTCCTTTACTTCCAACTTCGATtcacccctttccttcttccctagacctcccttccttccacccttaacagccatccttccttccactataGCACCCctaaaaatgttccttccctccacctaccacccctaacaacccttccttccagctCCTTAGACCAACTTCTTTACTTAGGccctccttcacttccttagactcctaacaaacttcactccacccctaacaatcttccttccacccctaaacaatcttccttcgcTCCTTAGACCCACTAAATATTCCGTGAAcacaatatatgtatgtgtgcatattcattccgaaaaagaaaaagaaggggattAAACATCTATtatttctgttgttgttattgtaCTGACCTGGGTAATGGCAGGAACAGGATCCCTATGACTCCGTTCGTGGTGACGTTCTCCACTGTCTCGTCCTTGTGCTTCACCTCTACGCTGCTCCTCCGTGGTGGAACATGTTAAATCCCCTGTAGAAGTAGTACTAAATCCGAAGCATACATTCTTGTATATTGTAGTACCAACCGAAAGTTTTTCGCCTTGATATTGCCTCCTATGTAAGGACTGTGCCAATTCCTTTGAAACTGTTTCCGTTTCAGACTCTAATTGCAGCACTTTCccgtgttcattttttccaagtgcAGCTTCAATTCTTTTACAGGGTGCCTCATCCTCCCTTGTATCATTTGTGCAGACTGTATTATATGCTTTAACAGCTTCCTCCAGATGGTTGTAGTAGACCTCAGTAAAAAGGGCCGTAGATTCATACAACCCACCCTGCATACGGCTGCAGTCTACGGAAAGATCATACACTCTTTTCCATTCTGTGAAATATTGTCCATGATTAACAGGAGGCTCAAAATTGCACCCATGATAACTTTGACTAACCTTCACGgcttctttaattttttgcataattctTTCGAATGATGCTTTATTTGAGCTATTCCAGAACATCTCGCCCAAccagaaatagaagaaatcgCAGAATTTGCTAGCGTCCTTACTGCTCTTCATACTTTGAACATAACATAACccctttataattttgtcCTCATGTTCCTTAATACTCGGCTCTGACCCCCATTTCTGCTTCATTTGTTGTGGCCATCCGTCAGATTCACAAGTGCCCCTGTTACCTTTGAATCTACCGTAGTATCGTACATTTGATGGTAATTGTTCTACTTGCGTTCTCTACAAGTGTAATTATGGAAAAATGTATTCCtatgtatgtattcctttcttctatgtTCATTATACTTCACACGGAATatagtataaataatatgtatgtgcacatattttgaaaaaaggaaaatatacgGACCCCTAATACTTGCGGTCCTGCATCTTCCTGTAGTTCTTCCATTTTCAACTTTAATGTGCATACTTTTGTATAGGTATATAATGGAATTTATGTTATGAAATGTTATTTATGCACATTGTATTCATAcattaataataatgaagtaagtatgtataaatatattactaTTTCTCTTCCTTGTGATTATGCAGGAGTGCTTGTtaattttcttatttttcattaaaataATGCACATTGTTCAAATCTTAAAGAAACTATAACACATTAAATACACGTGTGTATCAACATTatcacatataaatataaacagCACAGAGATAAGAAAAACGGTGTCAGGAAGTAACGAAATAATGGGGGTATATATCTCTTCGTATACATCTCCTACACCATTCACTGCACTATTGATGTGTATGTGATTATTTGTAATATtctactattatttataacaaatttctattgtacacataaaagaacccaaacttccttccttttgaaCTAAAATTCTTCcgcatatattattaataaatgctattttccccttttttaatggTTTATTAAGAACTTTTAGTGCAAATAAAGTTCCTATAGAGGCAATACACTActcccttccccctttcacTCTACAATTGCTTAGTagaaaatttcttttcctttccttcgcTCCTTCCtcagttttttcctttcttcttccatataTGATACAAGATTATTTTAAGTAGACCATACAAAATTTACATTATAATAGACCATTTAACGGAGTTCCCTTTCCctaaattcacattatatatttcacaCCTTTATGTACAtcgttcctttcttttctttggtAATTACATTATAAATAGCTTTCTTATAAAGACCACCTGCCACACATATTACTTAAGTATcaacctttttcttcttttcaatgcatattatattttacacaaaaatatgcTCCATcttttacattcttcctgATTTATATGACTAAAGGAGTTCAAGAAGTAGAGTACTTTTTCGAATACCCAAGGAAGTTCAAGAAATTTAATACAGCTCTatgggtttaggctttaagTTCTAAGGGTTTAGACTCTAAGGCTTTAAGTTCTAAAGGTATAGGTTCTAAGGGTTTCGGGtctcagagtttagggtttagggtttagggttcaggtttcagggtatagggTTTTGGATTTCAAGGTTCAGTGTTTTGGGttccggatttagggtttatggttcagggtatAGGGACTTAGTGTTTACTATTCCGATTGATTACGAGTGTCCTAGATAGaccattattttttagtaaGTCGAAGACTATAGTTTGAATcctaaaacataaaacaTTAATCCCCGAATTATGAAGACTAAACGATGAAAACCTAAACACCTATACCTGAATCCCTAAAAACCCGAACCCCAAATCCTGATTCTCAAACTCTAGACCCTGAACCCTAGACGCTAAAATCTAAACACTAGATGCTAAATACTAAACCCCGAAcgctgaaccataaaccctgaaacgtaaaacctgaaccctaaagccatGAATCTGAAGTCCGATTGCTGTGCCTCCTGACCCTAAATACTAAATCCTAAAGAATTATCTCTAAActctgaatcctaaaccctgaaaccctaaacgctgaatCCTAATCGCTGAGCCCTAAATTCTGAAGCCCGATCATTAACCCCTGATGTATAAAACCTAAAGTCTAAAcaataaaccctaaatccggaGAAATAAACCTTAAGCCCAAAACACTGAActctaaaaaaagaaccctaaatcctgaactctaaaccctgaaccctaatcccCGAACTCTAatccctgaatcctaaagactgaaccctaaaccctcagCACTAAACGATGAAACATGGAGCTCCAAAGCCTAAATCCTCAAAGCATAGCGCTAAACAATGAGGTATAAATACTGAAACCTAAAATATAAACTCTAAAACCCTCaaaactaaaccctgaaacctaaaccctgaatcctaaaacctgaatcctaaaccctgaaatctAAACGCGGAACCCTAATCCTTAAAgtctaaaaattaaaacctGTACCCTAAATACGggaccctaaaacctgaacgcTAAGCCCTTaatcctaaaccttaaactcTGAATGCAAAACACTAAAAGGCACGAACCCTAAGCCCCTAGCCCttaaacccctaaaccctgaaccctaagccctgatCTTTAGACCCTGAAGTCTAACACCTAAAGTCTAGACCATAAACCGTAAGTCCGGAGAAATAAACCATAAGCCCAAAACTCTGAACTCTAATGaacgaaccctaaaccctgaacactaagcACTGAATCCGGTACCCTGAACGCTTAAACATGAACCGTAAACCTTAAATCATAAGCAACTTAAACTATTCGTTATATTCTTATAaacacatttaaaatttaataGCCTTGAATTAATGAAATTGTGGCATAGTTGTTAGCTCTACGTGCTTAGTTCGatctttttaattctttaaaCACTCTTGAGCCTCCTATATTTTTTAGTCGTATAAaatagaggaaggaagtaggaTGAAGGGGCATGAgtatattaatattttaaaaattatatgtaaTGCAAAGAGAGGTAATTAAGAAAATATTGTGTACGCACCTTGTATGAAGGAGATATTTAAGAGTGTGCACAATTGGGGTGGGAAGAATGTTccctgtatatataaattataatacATGTATGTGATCAGTTTTAAATTAAAACTTTAAGTAACCATAAAGAATGTGTAAGGAGTATGCGTAAAAACTTCCATTGTAGGATGTTGCATTCTCCTGATCTCAATGGTTAGGGCAGGATTAATAATGGTAATATAGTGTTCTAAATTGTTCCATAAGAATTCCAGAAGTATAATAAGTACATATAGGGGAGAGCACAAGGAATTCAACATCTTCATTCTCTTTTAATTGTGTTAATCCAGTATGCTCTCTCTTATATTTTGgctttaattatatgtacatgtaataaTTCTGATACAtagctatatatatgtcgaATGTGTGTGCTGTCGTCACACGAAATAAAAGATAATGTACACTtatttaaggaagaaataagaaaTGTGTAATAATATGCATTCACAGCCATAATAATACCCTTGAAAGCTCGTTCCGtttgtataaaatatatatatatgtatgtacattctagatgtacatatatatgtagaagtGGGTGCATCTTGaaggtaaatttttattgtgtatatacaaGAGCACACATATACGCACAAGCACATAAACCATGTCAGAAACCGCACCATTATTAAGGGTACATTTCCTCTTCGATGTTTAAAGTGCATACATAAGTCCTGGactaataataatttatttgcaaaatgtaataaaagtAAGAGTAAAAGTAAGAACACAAAGGGAgcagatatatatacacattctaTACCAACCACCACCTTTATAGAAAGAGAATTTGGAGAAGCTGCATTCAAAAACATATTTCTATAAGACCGTCGATGGGAACATCGCTGGGGGCGTAACCGGCATGAAGGTCGATTACTGTCAACGCTTAGGTGATGAGGGGGAAACGCTAAAAGGGAAAGTAAGGGGAGAACTGGAGAAATGTACTGAAATTAAAAGTGAAGccgaaaaaattgcgaaggGCCTATGTTTTGTATCTTCAAAGATGAAAGAAGCACAAGCATCAGCAACCCACACTCAGACATTAGGGCCGGAGGGTCCGCCGCCTCCTCCTGCTCCTCCTGCTCCTCCTGCTCCTCTGCCGGGATTCCCCCCAACAGACGAAGAGGACGAAGTAGAGGACGCAAATAAGACGGAGGAACGCTTGAATAATTCAATTTgctattttctttattattggcTGGGGAATGAAGTATGGAAAAAGGTTCaaaataatagtagtaaATTTCTTGAagttatggaaaaaatatatgcttcATTGGAGCAATTTGGTGTTGACGATAATTGTACAGTTCTGTACAAAGACGCTAAGAATATTAACAAAACCATTTTCCCCCATATGAAAACAGTATTCGACTTCTCCTTCGACTACGACGGTATAAAGAAGCTCCTACAAAAAGTTGACAACTCCTGTGACGAAGGTTATTACCAACACCTGGAGGCAGCTAAAACGGCACTTGAACATGTACGCAAAGATTGTGGGAGCAAAACAAATACATATTGTGAGTGGTTCAAAAAAACATTTGATGTAAGCAATGGTCAAAACCCACTAACCTTAACAATTAATGTAATACAGGATACTTCAGAAAAAGTTACAAGGTACAATATCACTAACTTAGTTCTAAAATATACAGCACAATATGAGAAAGCTCTTTCTAAGGAGCACCATGACACTACAGCACACATAGAACAGGGTGCTGCCGGCGCAATCGTCTCTTCCGCAGTTGGATTAATAGGTCTTCCTacaatcctttttttcctttacaagGTAACTATTTgggcacattttaaaatataaataacatcATTTACTAATATTTGTTCGTCATTTTAGCAACgggaaaatatagaataaactATATCATGTGATACACATTCCCCCCCGAagcatacttccttccttcaacacgaacaaccttcctttaggtgcacccctctgcacatTTTCCTCAACATacatccttcctccttccctctaacctaacaatcttccttccaccacccctaataacTTCTCGTCCCtgagacctccttccttagaccttttcctttcctccatagacaccttcctttccttctttccttattcttcattccttgtttccttcatccttagacccccttcccttccctccttccctagatcttccttttgtccttcttagatctccttctttccttcct
Coding sequences within:
- a CDS encoding Kir-like protein produces the protein MEELQEDAGPQRTQVEQLPSNVRYYGRFKGNRGTCESDGWPQQMKQKWGSEPSIKEHEDKIIKGLCYVQSMKSSKDASKFCDFFYFWLGEMFWNSSNKASFERIMQKIKEAVKVSQSYHGCNFEPPVNHGQYFTEWKRVYDLSVDCSRMQGGLYESTALFTEVYYNHLEEAVKAYNTVCTNDTREDEAPCKRIEAALGKNEHGKVLQLESETETVSKELAQSLHRRQYQGEKLSVGTTIYKNVCFGFSTTSTGDLTCSTTEEQRRGEAQGRDSGERHHERSHRDPVPAITQVSTITTTEIIDV